In the genome of Pseudonocardia cypriaca, the window TCGCTGCTGGTCTACCTGGCGATCGGGGTCCTGCTCGGCGAGTCCGTTCTCGGCATCCAGTTCTCCGACGCGCGGCTCACCGAGTCGATCGGGCTCGCCGCGCTGGTGCTGATCCTCGCCGAGGGCGGGCTCACCACCCGCTGGACGGCCGTGCGCCCGGCGCTCGGTGTGGGTATCGCGCTCTCGACGGTGGGGGTGGCCGTCAGCATCGGGGTGATCGCGTCGGGCCTGCACCTGCTGCTGGGGCTGGACTGGCGCGCGGCGTTCCTCTGGGGCGCGGTGCTGTCCTCCACCGACGCGGCAGCGGTGTTCTCGGTGCTGCGCGGCGTCGGGGTGTCCTCGCGGCTGGCCGGGATGCTGGAACTGGAGTCCGGCGCCAACGACGCGCCCGTCGTGCTCACGGTGGTCCTGCTGGCATCGGGTGACCCGATCACCTGGCTCACCCCGTTGCTCGTGGTCTACGAGCTGGGTGCCGGGGGTGTCCTCGGTGCGCTGTTCGGGTTCGCCGGGGCGTGGGCGCTGCGGCGCGCCGCGCTTCCGGCCACCGGCCTGTACCCGCTCGCGGCGCTCGCCGTCTGCGTCCTCGCCTACTCGACGGGGCAGCTCGCCCACGCGTCCGGCCTGCTCGCCGTGTACGTCGCGGCGCTGGTGCTGGGAAATGCCGACCTCCCGCACCGCGGTGACGTCCGCTCGTTCGCAGAGGGGATGGGCTGGCTCGCCCAGATCGGGCTGTTCGTGCTGCTCGGGCTCTTCGTGTCGCCGCCCCGGCTGGTCGACGCGATCGTGCCGGCACTCGTCGCGGGCGTGGTGCTCATCGTCGCCGCGCGACCGCTCTCGGTGCTGGCGTCCGCCGGGCCGTTCCGGCTGGACTGGCGCGACCAGGTGTTCCTCTCGTGGGCCGGGCTCCGTGGAGCGGTGCCCATCGTGTTCGCGCTGGTCGCGTTCATCGAGGGCGCGCCGAGCGGGCGGGCGTTGGTGGACGTCGTGTTCGTGCTGGTCGTGGGGCTCACCCTGCTGCAGGGCACCACGCTCCCGTGGGTGGCGCGGCGGCTGCGGGTGTCGCGGGAGGCGGAGCCGCGGGAGCTCTCCGTGGACGCCGCCCCGCTCGACCAGCTCTCCGCCGACCTGCTGCAGATCAAGGTGCCGGTCGGCTCGCAGCTGCGCGGGGTGTACCTGCGCGAGCTGCGGCTGCCCCGCGGCGCCGTGGTCAGCCTCGTCGTGCGGAACGGTCATGGCTTCACCCCCACCGACGACACCCGGCTGCGCGAGCGCGACCAGCTGCTCGTCGTCACCACGGCGAAGGCGCGGAAGGCCGCCGAGGACCGGATCCGGGCCGTCGACCAGCGCGGACGCCTCGCGCGCTGGCACGCCGGGCGGGAGGCGAGCGACGGTAGGGGATGATGGGGGCGTGAGTGAGCACGCGAGTCAGCGATCAGAGCCGGGCGAGGCGCAGGCGGACCCGGCCGGGCCCAAGGTCCGGGTGCTGTCGCTGATCGCCGTGGCCGTGCTCGCACTCGACATCGTCA includes:
- a CDS encoding potassium/proton antiporter; amino-acid sequence: MASLEVALGVAAAVVLLGVFAVRVSTWLGLPSLLVYLAIGVLLGESVLGIQFSDARLTESIGLAALVLILAEGGLTTRWTAVRPALGVGIALSTVGVAVSIGVIASGLHLLLGLDWRAAFLWGAVLSSTDAAAVFSVLRGVGVSSRLAGMLELESGANDAPVVLTVVLLASGDPITWLTPLLVVYELGAGGVLGALFGFAGAWALRRAALPATGLYPLAALAVCVLAYSTGQLAHASGLLAVYVAALVLGNADLPHRGDVRSFAEGMGWLAQIGLFVLLGLFVSPPRLVDAIVPALVAGVVLIVAARPLSVLASAGPFRLDWRDQVFLSWAGLRGAVPIVFALVAFIEGAPSGRALVDVVFVLVVGLTLLQGTTLPWVARRLRVSREAEPRELSVDAAPLDQLSADLLQIKVPVGSQLRGVYLRELRLPRGAVVSLVVRNGHGFTPTDDTRLRERDQLLVVTTAKARKAAEDRIRAVDQRGRLARWHAGREASDGRG